A stretch of Vibrio maritimus DNA encodes these proteins:
- a CDS encoding LysM peptidoglycan-binding domain-containing protein: MKQGNVLLLRGYIVVVTLVLGFPTLADNSLTLKDQAPSLYEVRKGDTLWAISSLYLHSPWRWPELWGKNRHIHNPHLIYPGDRLSLSWVDGQPRLTHKKLEKLSPRIQIASKAPIAAINAITQARYTRTEGLVLSSELRDFPKVIGSSNGLKYVTAQDDVYINYQGNETDWAIYRVSQTFSALQPEYSMQQVRMVAVAKTKTQSADITTLEIERLIHEVKQQDVVIPLSSIQTPEHLQSFEPHAGIPVDGLAIVGMMEATHYAVRGQAVVLNHGFVSGIEQGSSYTLVRPAQAFQFAQGEHGLTDTYHEGLSQQLPTIEIGHLVVIRSYPFFSIALITEASEPITRQTIVANPDKTPTS, from the coding sequence ATGAAGCAGGGAAATGTGCTGTTATTGAGGGGTTACATTGTTGTCGTCACGCTCGTCTTAGGTTTTCCTACTCTCGCTGATAATTCACTCACCTTAAAAGACCAAGCCCCTTCACTCTACGAAGTGAGAAAGGGCGACACGCTCTGGGCTATTTCCAGCCTTTATCTGCACTCTCCGTGGCGCTGGCCAGAACTCTGGGGAAAGAATAGACACATCCATAATCCACACCTTATTTATCCTGGTGATCGATTGTCGCTGAGCTGGGTCGATGGGCAGCCAAGATTGACTCATAAAAAACTTGAGAAGCTATCGCCGAGAATTCAAATCGCGAGCAAAGCACCAATCGCTGCAATTAACGCGATAACGCAAGCTCGCTATACACGCACAGAAGGATTGGTCTTAAGTAGTGAGCTGCGAGATTTTCCCAAAGTGATTGGCTCCAGCAACGGGCTAAAGTATGTCACCGCGCAAGATGATGTTTATATCAACTATCAAGGTAATGAGACCGATTGGGCTATTTACCGCGTAAGCCAAACATTCTCTGCATTGCAACCAGAGTACAGTATGCAGCAGGTTAGGATGGTGGCAGTCGCGAAGACGAAAACACAAAGTGCTGACATCACAACACTTGAGATTGAAAGGCTCATTCATGAAGTTAAACAACAGGATGTGGTGATTCCTCTGTCGTCGATTCAAACGCCTGAACATCTCCAATCTTTTGAACCTCACGCCGGAATACCCGTCGATGGACTTGCTATCGTTGGCATGATGGAAGCCACCCATTATGCGGTTCGAGGTCAGGCGGTGGTACTTAATCACGGGTTTGTGTCTGGTATTGAGCAAGGGAGTAGCTACACACTGGTGAGACCGGCACAGGCGTTTCAGTTCGCTCAAGGGGAGCACGGATTGACTGACACCTACCACGAAGGGCTATCACAACAATTGCCGACGATAGAAATTGGGCATCTTGTGGTGATTCGCAGCTATCCGTTTTTCAGTATCGCTCTCATTACCGAGGCCAGTGAGCCCATTACTCGCCAAACCATCGTGGCTAATCCTGATAAAACGCCGACCAGTTAA
- the def gene encoding peptide deformylase yields the protein MSVLQVLTFPDDRLRTVAKPVEAVTPEIQKIVDDMIETMYDEEGIGLAATQVDVHQRIVVIDISDTRDEPMVLINPEITEKRGEDGIEEGCLSVPGARALVPRAAEVTVKALNRDGEEFTFDADDLLAICVQHELDHLEGKLFVDYLSPLKRKRIKDKLEKIKRFNAKQ from the coding sequence ATGTCTGTATTACAAGTATTAACTTTCCCGGATGATCGCCTAAGAACGGTAGCAAAGCCCGTTGAAGCGGTAACGCCGGAAATCCAAAAAATCGTCGACGACATGATTGAAACCATGTACGACGAAGAAGGTATCGGTCTGGCAGCAACCCAAGTTGACGTTCATCAGCGAATTGTTGTGATTGATATTTCAGATACTCGCGACGAGCCTATGGTTCTGATCAACCCAGAAATCACTGAAAAACGTGGTGAAGACGGTATCGAAGAAGGCTGTCTATCGGTTCCTGGCGCTCGCGCATTGGTGCCTCGCGCAGCTGAAGTAACAGTAAAAGCGCTAAACCGCGACGGTGAAGAGTTCACTTTCGATGCGGACGATCTACTGGCTATCTGTGTTCAACATGAGCTTGACCACCTAGAGGGTAAACTGTTTGTTGATTACCTATCCCCTCTAAAGCGCAAGCGTATTAAAGACAAGCTTGAAAAAATTAAGCGCTTTAACGCTAAGCAGTAA
- the fmt gene encoding methionyl-tRNA formyltransferase encodes MSQSLRIVFAGTPDFAARHLAALLSSEHEVVAVYTQPDRPAGRGKKLTASPVKNIALEHDIPVYQPVNFKSDEAKQELKDLNADIMVVVAYGLLLPQAVLDTPKLGCINVHGSILPRWRGAAPIQRSIWAGDAETGVTIMQMDIGLDTGDMLKIATLPIEATDTSATMYDKLAELGPEALVDCLGDIASGNASPVKQDDEQANYASKLSKDEAKIDWSQDAAFIERCIRAFNPWPMSFFSVEENNIKVWQSRVEANATDATPGTILKADKTGIYVATGKDTLVLEQIQIPGKKAMSVSDVLNSKASWFEVGSILG; translated from the coding sequence GTGAGCCAATCATTACGTATTGTGTTTGCCGGTACTCCAGACTTCGCCGCCCGTCACCTGGCGGCGTTATTGTCTTCGGAGCACGAGGTTGTTGCTGTTTATACCCAGCCAGATCGCCCAGCAGGTCGTGGTAAAAAACTCACCGCAAGTCCTGTTAAAAACATTGCGCTTGAGCATGACATCCCGGTTTATCAGCCCGTCAATTTTAAATCTGATGAGGCAAAGCAAGAGCTAAAAGATCTTAACGCTGACATCATGGTTGTCGTGGCGTACGGTCTTCTGCTTCCTCAAGCTGTTCTAGATACACCCAAGCTTGGTTGTATCAACGTGCATGGTTCGATCTTGCCTCGCTGGCGCGGTGCGGCGCCGATTCAACGCTCTATTTGGGCGGGCGATGCAGAAACTGGTGTTACCATCATGCAGATGGACATCGGTCTTGATACCGGCGACATGCTAAAGATCGCAACGCTTCCAATTGAAGCCACCGACACCAGCGCGACTATGTACGATAAGCTCGCCGAGTTAGGCCCAGAAGCTTTGGTTGATTGTCTTGGCGATATCGCGTCAGGCAATGCCAGTCCAGTAAAACAGGACGATGAGCAAGCCAATTACGCCAGTAAGCTGAGCAAAGATGAAGCCAAAATTGATTGGTCTCAAGATGCCGCGTTTATTGAGCGCTGCATTCGTGCATTTAACCCGTGGCCAATGAGTTTCTTCTCTGTTGAAGAGAACAACATCAAGGTTTGGCAATCGCGCGTTGAAGCGAATGCGACAGACGCCACACCGGGGACTATTCTTAAGGCTGATAAAACAGGAATTTACGTCGCAACGGGCAAAGACACCTTGGTTCTGGAGCAGATTCAGATCCCAGGCAAAAAAGCCATGTCAGTGAGTGATGTTCTTAATTCCAAAGCTAGCTGGTTTGAAGTCGGTAGTATCCTAGGATAA
- the rsmB gene encoding 16S rRNA (cytosine(967)-C(5))-methyltransferase RsmB, with translation MNVRAVAANILFQVVDKGQSLSSALPLGQQQVKPRDQALLQEICFGALRILPRLESVASELMDKPLKGKQRVFHHLILVGLYQIGHMRIPAHAAVGETVEATKALKGPRLRGLINAVLRNYQRNQEELDQKSVSHNAGKYGHPSWLLKLLQQSYPEQWESIVEANNMKAPMWLRVNHQHLPRDDYQALLKNEGIDSTSHPEAQDALKLAAPCDVTKLPGFEKGWVSVQDAAAQLSINYLQPQDGELILDCCAAPGGKTAHILERTKESQVVAIDCDETRLKRVHDNLKRLNLQAKVVCGDARTPQEWWQGEQFDRILLDAPCSATGVIRRHPDIKWLRRADDIEALAELQREIFDAMWQQLKVGGTLVYATCSITPQENRDQVIAFLARTANAKLIGSDKENPGRQILPGEHDMDGFYYAVLQKTQ, from the coding sequence ATGAACGTTCGCGCTGTCGCGGCTAATATCCTTTTCCAAGTGGTTGATAAAGGCCAATCGCTATCGAGTGCTCTTCCATTGGGCCAGCAGCAGGTGAAACCTCGCGACCAAGCACTGCTACAAGAGATCTGCTTTGGTGCACTTCGAATCTTGCCTCGCCTTGAGTCTGTCGCCTCCGAATTAATGGATAAACCCCTAAAAGGCAAACAGCGCGTATTTCATCATTTAATTTTGGTCGGACTCTACCAAATCGGCCATATGCGTATTCCCGCGCACGCTGCGGTTGGTGAGACAGTAGAGGCCACCAAAGCACTCAAAGGCCCAAGGCTGCGTGGCTTGATTAATGCGGTACTGCGTAACTATCAGCGCAATCAAGAAGAGCTAGACCAAAAATCGGTAAGCCACAACGCAGGTAAATATGGTCATCCAAGTTGGCTGCTGAAGCTGCTGCAACAGAGCTACCCTGAGCAGTGGGAGAGCATTGTTGAAGCCAACAACATGAAGGCGCCTATGTGGCTGCGCGTGAACCACCAGCACCTACCTCGTGATGACTATCAGGCACTTCTCAAAAATGAAGGCATAGATTCCACCTCTCACCCAGAAGCGCAAGATGCCCTAAAATTGGCCGCGCCTTGCGATGTGACCAAATTACCGGGTTTTGAAAAGGGCTGGGTCTCAGTTCAAGATGCGGCGGCACAGCTATCGATTAACTATCTACAGCCACAAGATGGCGAGCTAATTCTAGACTGCTGTGCAGCGCCAGGCGGAAAGACTGCGCATATCCTAGAGCGCACCAAAGAGAGTCAGGTTGTCGCGATTGATTGTGACGAAACACGTCTTAAGCGTGTTCATGACAACCTAAAACGTCTGAATCTCCAGGCAAAAGTCGTCTGTGGAGATGCAAGAACGCCACAAGAGTGGTGGCAAGGTGAGCAGTTCGACCGCATCTTATTGGATGCACCGTGTTCTGCGACTGGCGTTATCCGCCGCCACCCCGACATTAAGTGGCTGCGCCGCGCTGACGACATCGAAGCACTCGCTGAGTTACAACGCGAAATCTTTGATGCTATGTGGCAGCAATTGAAAGTAGGCGGTACCTTGGTTTATGCGACATGCTCTATCACGCCGCAAGAAAACAGAGACCAAGTGATTGCTTTCTTGGCTCGTACGGCAAATGCCAAGCTTATCGGCTCAGATAAAGAGAACCCTGGACGTCAGATTCTTCCG